Below is a genomic region from Lemur catta isolate mLemCat1 chromosome 15, mLemCat1.pri, whole genome shotgun sequence.
AAGTAACTAGTTCAGACCCCGGCCGAGGGTTACTTCCAAGAGCTGCCTGGCCGTACCTGGTACTGGGAGAGGGGGTGCTCCTCGCCGCCACCGCTGGGGCCCCGAAGACGAACGAGTAAGAAGGAGCTGCCTTCTCCGTCCCACAGGAAGAGCTCTCCGCCGAGGCCGAAGACCAAGTTTCTCGTCAGCAAcggcagcggcagcggcggcgaCAAAGGTAATGATGAAGAAGTTGGTTTCTCAGCCTCGGCTGGGCTCTGGTTTTTCAGTCCCTCCCGGAGCCGCAAGAACACGACATGGCTAGGAAGCCAGGTCTGCCACAGCTCACCGTCGCCCACCGGTCCTTCAGCAGCCGCCATTTTGGTCCAACTGCTCTCCTCATTCCAGTTGCTCAGCCCGCCGCAGAGCGCAGCCAATCCGCGGCTAGCCTTCGGCCAATTACTGAGCAGGCGGTCCGGAAGCACGAGAGGCTCGTGCTAGGGGCGGGACGAAGGAGCGGCCAGCCCATCAGGCAGGTGCATTGTCAGAGGAGAGCCAATCGCCAGTCTAGCATTTATTCTGAAGCCGAAGGGGGCGGGGCGAGAAGTCAACCGAACAGTACCTGTGGAGAGAAAGCTTTGGTGCTTCTGAAGTGTAGTACCTGAAGAGAGCCTGAGACCTGTGTATCTAATTGCCCAGTGGACACCTCCGCGCATCCAGAATGTTCCTTCAAGACTTATCTCCGGCAGTGCAGGTTGGGTTTACTTCATAAATGTCACGACTTCAGCCACCCATCCTTGGGTTGCCCGAATCTGTCTTCGTGTCGGGCCCGTAGGTAAGACCACACTTCCCAGAATTCCATGCGTTCTAAGCGCGTTCAGCGGCCAGAAACATCCACTCCCAGAGTTCCGTGCGCGCCCCTATAGGCGGTGCTTTTGTTGGCGACTCCGGCAAAGAGGAGATGGCAGACCCGTCGGGGTCTCGGCACCGCTCGCTGTATAAGCTGGTGGGCTCGCAGCCTTGGAAAGAGGCTTTCAGGCAGGTGAGTGTGGGGTGTGGGCCATGGTTTTCTCCCCAAACCGCTCGCAGGGACTGCTGTCCTCTTTGCTTTCGCCTCAGCCCTGATCTGTGAAGCAGGTGCCGGGAGCGCTTGGCCAGCGGAGGTGGACCTCGAACCCAGACCTCCTGCCTGAAGGTCTGGCTCTTGGCCACCACCCCGCCGCCTCCAGGAGTGTTTGGTCCCCTGAGTGTGGGGACGAGCCAGGAAGCCTTGTTTTTGGATTTGGGTGTGTTGTAATTTTGAAATGTGGTTATGACCGTACCCTTTGCACCTCTACAGTAACACCACCTACTGTTGTTGGGTAGGAGGGCACCAGGAGAGGCACTTTGTATGTGTACGTCATGTGAGATAGAAATTCTTTCTATTCTAGAGAGTAGTATACCCTGAGGCTCGAAAGAGCCTTCGTTACGAAGTCTTAGCAGAGTTGTATTCTATCTACCTCAGTTCTGGCCTCTTCTGAACACAGATGGGTGCTAGTAAGTAATGTTACCTATTTCTCCAGGCATCTCTGAAGCAGTGGGCGTATTCCAGGAAAATAATCTGACGCTAGAAAGATTGTGTAcatcagggtttctcagccttggctatTGGCATTTTGAAGGAGATCGTTTTTTTGTTGTGAAGGGCTATTCTGTggattgtaggatgtttagcagcattcctggtctttacccactagatgccaatagtaCTACAACCAGagatgtgacaaccaaaatgtctccaaGCATTGTCAAGTGTCCCCTGGGGATAAAATCATCCTGAATTGAGAAACACTGTTGTACAGCAAGGCCATTACCACAGCCGTATCTAGAGTAGAAAGAATTTGGAAGCAATATAAATGTTCTGTAAGAGAACAGTAGATGCTGAGATACTATACACCCAGCCATTAAGGAAGCTGGCATAGAAAATAGGATGTGAAATATGGTGATCTAGAAATACATGAACAAAGCATTGTAATTTTATGTATCTCCAAGTGGATAAGGACTGGAGGGGAATCTGTAAAAATAACAGTAGTTAGGATGATAGCTGAAATTTTTTGTCTATAAATTTCCTTTAATGTTTTACCAActaatctaagagtttttttgtgtgtttttttaatggaattgcCCCCTCTcccatcttgcttttttttctcccccaagaGATGCCTGGAGAGAATGAAAAACAGTCGGGCCAGACTCCTGAACAGGTACCGCAAGACTGGAGGCAGTATGCCAGGGAGAGCTCAAAACACCTTTCTAGTGCAAGAGGTGATGGAAGAAGAGTGGAAGGCTTTGCATTCAGTGGAGAACCATCCAGAGGCTTTGGCTCAGGTTAGTCTGGGCTATGTGTTTTCAGGGAGGGGGACTATACCACCAAGAACTAGTGTCCTCTATACCTGTTTATGCAAGTCCTCTGAGCCCAGCCCCCAACTCCCAGTTAGAATTCTAACAGCCTTTAACTCAGGCTCATCTGCCTTTAACGTTAGGCTCCTCTGTTATTATAATAGATCAATGGTTCCTTAGTACCCTACTGTAGATCTGCTGTATCATTGCAACATCATCACTTatgaaaccaaaaagaaacaaattttgtttttttgccttcaCCTTTGGAAATTATTCAGTAGGCATCAGCTAggaatctcttttaaaaaagttttccagGAACTTTGTGATTCTAATTTCAATCAGAGTTGGGAACTGGGTATGGATAGGAAACCATTTACAGTATATCAAGAAGAGCACTGGACTGGAAGTGAGGAGTTCTGGATTCTAATCCTGGTTTTGCTGTTGACTCGTCTCTCTGCCTCTTTTGAgcatttcatattataaaatggAGAAGATAATGTTGTCCAAAATGTGAGTACTATGTAAGAAAACGTGTGAGAAACTGCTTTGAAGCCATCAAAGCAGTTGAATTGTGAAATGCGATACTacataacatttaattttaaagtgaCACGAAATCAATAAGACTAACAAATTCAAGGTTgtaaaaaaatgcacaaatacaGCTTAAAACCTCTTTGAAAACTCAGTGGGTTTCTCAATTATACACATTACTGCAGCTCATACTACATTCTCCAAACATGTTTTGAGTACCTGCTACGTGCTAGACACTGTTAGATGCTGGAGTGAACCTACTAGATAGCAGCCATATGGAATGTCCAGATAATGGAGAAATATATAGCCATATTACTATATAATGCATTATTCAGTGGCTTCTGTGTGTACTGTAGTATGCTAGTGTTTGCCTTTCCATCACCACAATTAGTGCTGATAATAACCCTCTCAGGTAGgttttattcccactttacaaagGCCAAAACAGAGTTTTACAGAGATTAGGAACTTTCCTGTGGTCACATAGCCTTGGAAGAACATATACTTAACTGCTACCTTATACTATCTCCCCCAAAATTGGTGCTGTTATTTTGTCATGGATAGTTTGATCATTTGTTGGTGACTTAGCATGACCACCTTACCCTGTAGTTAGCATATTCTGCAGGAGGACTGGATTGATTTTGTCAGGTAAATCTAGGTTCTTCAAGCCAGCTTCCAAGTATGAATCATTGTGGGACTTGGTGGCTGATTATTACTTCAAACCTCTGATGACTCCACTTTCTCTTGCAGTTGGAGGAGGTGATGGACCTGGCTGTACTGGAGGAAATCCAACAGGAGCTGATTCAGCAAGGTAGCCCCTCGGAGTAGTCCTTCCTACCTGTATTTAGCTACTCTAATGCTGACCTTTCCTTCAATCAGGATTAGTTCTTAACTCCCCTCCTTCTACCTCCATCTTGAGTCAAGTGGCCAGAAGGCTCTGTTTGTACTCTGAAGTCTTGGCTGTCCATCTTCCCAATAATAAGGGTCTTCAGGGTACTAGGCTTTGTGCTAAGAACTTCTCATTTCCTGATATTGTTTTCTCCTGTGACTGCTATACAAGATGGTACTATTTGACAGAACAGAAGGTGGTGTTCTCATgcagatcacacagctagtaagtggtagagttggGAAGCAAAATCAATTGCGTGAATCTAGTTCCCATGTTTATTCTGCTATCCTGCCTCTTTCTTAATAGGTTAATAGAAAGAGGTTAATTTACAAAATACAGTGCATGGTCAGATCCCTTGCTCCACCCAATTTAAGTGCCCTCTCTCCCATCCATTCTTTACTGACTTCCCAGGGTCTGTGACACTTGTTGAGGTGTCCATAGCACCATGTAGAGTGTATAATTTAGCAAGTCATTTATTCCACGTATCTTGTCTTGACTAGGTTTCATTTTTATCACCTGTAGAGATAATAGACCTACCTTGTAAGTTTCTTATAAGgcttaaataatatatgtagaagATGTTAGAGCAGTGACTGGCATATAGAAAGCTTTCAATAATTGATAGCTAGTGTTATGGGGAGGCAGAAGCACATACTCTGGAGCCACACTGCTAAAATTCACTTCTCAGCTTTACCACTTGACTGAACAAAGTGCTTCATTTCCCtgtgcctgtttcttcatcttcgGAATAAGGATAATAACAGTGAAGaagtaatatatgtaaagaacttaAAATAGCATTTGACACATAGTAAATTCTATACAAGTGTTGTTGTTACACTTGTCATTATTGACTCCAGTTAGACTATAAATTCcttaagttatctttttttttttttttggtagagacgtggtcttgctatgttgcccatgctgatctcaaactcttggcctcaggcgatcctcccatctcagcttctcAGTgttggggttacaggcatgagccactgcacctggccagtctttttttttattgattttccctTCTCCCACGTATAAAACATATCTTAGTGGTAAAATATATGACtcactaaatatttcttttgggatatatttaaaaactctgaAGTGATAAGGATTTACTGTGTTGTGCTGTACTCACAAAAAGCCATAAAGAACATTCTacagcaggggttggcaaactttctgggaagggccagatagtaaatattttagactttgcggTCCATGTGGTCTCTGGCACAGCTACTCAGCTCTGCTCTTGTCATGGAAGAGCAGTTATAGACTCTATGTAAACAAGAATgtggctgtagtttgctgacccctgcctcTAAACCGTGGGCTCACAAGGGCAGGAGTCTTTTTCATCCATGTATCCCTGTGACTAGCACATACTAGGTACTGTtgcatgtttgctgaatgaatgagcacACAGATTCTGAACAACATAGATTCCAAGTATATGGACGTTGGGAAACAGATCACTTTAGGCTCAGCTGGGTGGGCCTGGTGTCAGAAGTAAGTGCTTTGTAATTATCAGCTTTCTGCAATTGCCCCTGGGACCCTGTCATTTCACATCTCTGCTCCTGTGGCCTCCAGAGATGTACGTGAAAGTTGTCTTCTTGTCCCTTACCCTCCTCTTCACaaggaggggatggaggggaggggaagagataCAAGATGAGGCTAACCAGAGAGAGCGGTAAATAAATACCAGTGATTGGTACTATGGTATCTTTCCCTTGTTTGGAAGAAGCCTTTGAAGGTGAAGCTTAGCATTAAATACAGGGCAACCTGAGTGAAGCATGTTGAAGCATTCCAACTTCCTTTGCCTTGCAGAACAGTCCATCATCAGCGAGTATGAGAAGAGCTTGCAGTTTGATGAAAAGTGTCTCAGCATCATGCTGGCAGAGTGGGAGGCAAACCCCCTCATCTGTCCTGTGTGTACAAAGTAAGAGTTTATAAAACCTTTTCAGCACTACTGGTTCCCATCCCCCACTCCAAGGTGAGTGGAATTTCCCCCAAAATCTGTTGCCTGAAAAGGTTTGGAGATCCAGGTTTGGTGGCCATGATGCTCCAGGATCCTAATTCTGCTTCTAGGTATAACCTGAGAATCACAAGTGGTGTGGTCATGTGTCAGTGTGGCCTGTCCATTCCATCTCATGTGAGTATTCAACACAGATTTCGTGCCACCTCCTCCCACGTATATCTACTTTCTTGAAGAACCTCCAGTGGTGGGCTGGAGCTGAatgtgcacatctcttcccaatttCATGTTCAGTGATGTCACATTGGTAGCTTCAAATCAACCATGGTGAGAATATATACAGCATGAAAATTGGTAAATACTTCAGAACAGGGCTTATATGTCCCTGGAGGCCCACACTGCTTAACATCTTTATAGAGATCTCAGTTTAGAGTTGGAAATGCCTGTGTCTGATCTTCCATTATAATTTTCCATATAAGACAAACTTAATTCAGAATTTAAGCTTTAGTAATCTTAAAATACAAGAACCCTCTTGTCTGAGATGATGGGGACTGCACGTTTGTCAGTTAACTGAATAAttagttaaaatggcaaattataaaaatgactcattttataattttcagacaTACAGATTTATTTGCCTGTCTTTGGGGCTCTGTTGACTAGAGAGCTGAGTCATCTTTTTTATGTAAACAAACCCCTGTAATAGTGTAGAGTTGCCAGTTTTGCTTCTATACAGTGGGTCTAGAAGCTGAGTGTGCaactttaggattttttcctcatcttttacctaattcaagcttttttttttttaatttttattttttgcaacagggtcttgctctgtcacccaggctaaagtgcagtggcacaatcatagctcactgcagccttcaactcgtaggctcaagcaatcctgcctcacgagtagctgggactgcaggcacataccaccatgcctggctacatttttttcctatattttatagatggggtctcactgtgttgcccaggctggtcttaaactgctggcctcaagggtttctcccaccttgacctcccaaagcgttaggattacaggcatgagccactgaatCCAGCctgctctttttttatttttttaaagcaacttatCTTTTTGAGTGTTTCCTAAACTTTTAAGCTtattataaaaactttattttcatccCCCTATGTCACTggtttacatattatataattaaatcaCTGAGTTCAATTAGCACAGACAGATGTGGGAGCAATCACTGCTGATGCTTGGCAAAAATATACTCagctggtgggggcaggagcagagggaggctAGAAAATAGCTCAGtatcttttttaatgttctttgtgCCATGAGTGGCAGTCCGTGTGTTTTATGGCAGGAGTGGAGAACACTGGTAATCTGGAGAAGGGGTTAAATGGAGATTGGTTAAGAGATCATCTTAGTACAGTCATGAACCCAAGAGGTTCTTGAAAGCTCCAAGGAATCAAGCCATCACAGCAAGCCAGAGTATAGTGGTTGGCAGGAGGAATCAGGATTTTCAAACTATTGATTATCAAGTTGCTAAGATTAGGttgaatgtttgtattttttaggGTCCAGAGTTGACAGAGCAGAAGCTTCGTGCCTATTTAGAGGCAAGTGTAAATGAGCATAGTGCACATTGTTCCCACACACCTCAATTTTCAGTCACtgaaggaacagaagaaaagtcCAGTCTTCTTATGAGCTGTCTGGTAAGCCTCTCATGGGACCCAATCTGTGGTAAGTGGGGGTCGGTGGTTGGTTTTATTCCCACCTTGGTAGAAATAATGGCTTAGAAACAGCTGGTGGGGCCAGGAGCAAAGGGAGGCTAGAAAATAGCtatcttttttaatgttcttcGTGCCATgagtggcagtcagtgtgttttATGGCAGGAGTGGAGAGCATTGGTAATCTGGAGAAGGGGTTAAATGGAGCTTGGTTAAGAGATCTTATTGTGAGCTGTTTAATGGCATTTATTTTCTGAGGAATTCACTTGCATAGAAAAGTGAAGGTCACAGGTCACTTCAATGAAAAGGCCAATCATCCCCtgaaaggggaagggaagaggctgCATAGGATCGTGGCAGGAGCATTGGTCTGGGAGTTAGGAAGCCTGGCTGCACTGTCTGTTCCTTAGGTCAGCTGGTCGTTTCGTAACTGTCACACCCAGGTAGGCCTTCCTGGCACCACTTTTGCAAAAGGAAGCAGGACAGGAAGCACAGCAGGGCAGCACTAGGCTTGTCCCTCAGCAAGAGTCTTCACAGAGGTCCAAGGGTTAGTCTCTAGCCTGAGTACCTGATGCCATGTCACTTCTAACACTGTTGCAGTTACCTGTTCCTATGGCTTTGTCCTTGAGGCCAAGGACTGGATCTTTTACTCTCAATGCTTGGCACTAAGTGGGTGCTTAATATGTTTATGCAGATGAGTTAAGGTAGGAGAGTTGCAGAGGCCCAAGTCAGGTGGCTTTGGCTTCTGCCTTCTTGGTAAAGTGAACAAGTGAGTCATCCACAGATTGTAATGGTAGCAGAGCTGGAGTGTGGAGGTCCTTGAGTATGAAAGTTTCAGACCAAGTGCTGGAGAGGATGGCAAGGGCAATTAAAAGGATTGCCTAACTGCTGAGTGGACAGCTGCAGCTCAGCAGTTATTTGTCAGGGACCCCAGTCATCCACTCACCTCAGCATTGGTGCCCTGGAGCTCAGAGCAGCAGTGATGCCAAGTGGATGGTGAGGTTTGAAAGGCGAGTGCTATGCAGCAGTCCTAGGGAGAGTGTGACTGGCAGTGCTGGCTCTGGAGTGGACAGGGAGACCATTGTTGGGAAAGGGGGTGTCACAGCAAAGATGGGCAACAGGTGAGGGAAAGAGAATTACACTCAGCAGGGTCCCAGAGTTCAACCAACATTTTGAAAGGTAGACATTGGAATGCTCTAGAGTTCGTTTGCCACTAGACCTTCAGTTGTCACTTAAGTGGGGGAATGAAGGACCCTTGGGTTCAGATCCAGTGAGGTCAGGGTGTAGGGTAATTCAGCATACATGTTGAGGATGAGGTGGAAGAAGATAGGTGTGGGTTACAGAAGATGGTGATGTATCTCAAGGACTTGGAATATTTGAGATATGACGGTGATTTGGTGGTGGTCATGCAGATGGAATATGCTAAACCACCTATTAGCAAGGTTATAGTGCCttccagagaaagccaaatacaTTACCAATGAAGTAGAAAGAGTCAAGGTTAAGGATAGACAAGATCCCTTAGCATAGAATCAGGAGCAAGTTTTATACTCACATGCTTACTGATAATACAGGTCAAGGGAAGATGTGGTATAATCAGGGGGCCTCCAAGTTGTTTCTGCCGGTAGTGAGCATGCCGGTGTCAGTGTTGTATTGGAGTCTCACCTTCTTGCTGGGCTCAAAGCTCCAAGCTGTAAAGAGTTTGAATAATCTTTCAGGTCACAGGTTTCTTGAGGGTGAGGATATTTGATTATTTCATCTCCAGGATTTGATCTTAGCTTGAAGATTACATGGCTAATGGTTTCCAAGACTGTTTGAAGGTTACAGGACAGCAGAGACCCTGGAGCCAAGCCCAAGAGGGGGGTTCATCAGAGGCCTCTTTGACAAACACCACTGAACTAATTCATAATTGTAACTGAACTCAGCATCTTCTAATTATTGATTACAACTTTTAACCAAATATTAAGATAATTTTCATGACCAGAATATAActtaggctaatttttttttctatttaaatccAGGCTTGTGATACTTGGGCTGTGATCCTCTAAACAACTCACTGGAAGGAACCTTGTATATACAAACCttttatttgtaacttttttgtATTAAAACTTTTCAAACATGTCTGCTCTTGGTGTCTTGTGATGCAGATTGAaggggaagaaatagaaatggaaaggaCAAACTACCTTGGAGGAGATAAACCAATTTTATTGTCCATCATTATGTTATACAAAAATCTAAATTTgtacagaaaaaaagcaaatgaatacTAAATGAgaatgcaaaagaaataatttaaatttgctatttttttccatgaTAGTATGATGATAACCATTTCAAAGCACATGTGTCTGGCTTCAGAGAAGGATTTGTTCATTGGCCAAAGCTTGCCATAAAAGAAAGGCTTTCAGTGTCCCTGTGTGCTCTACTGGCTCTTGACAAAACTCTTGAGATCTTCAAGAAAAGTAATGTACTCCTGGTGTTCCAGGGCTGTGCTGAGCTCCACCAACTCATCTGCAAAAGTGTTGTCCACCCCTCGGTCCGCAAGGAAATCCATTAGATGGTCATACAAGGCCTATGAAGAATAGCatttactagtttttttttaaaaaaaggacaatCTGTAATGCAtattaattaaaatgcttttttctctccttgagcTAGGACCCTCCCACACAAAGCCCAAGAGCATACCCCCTCTTATCACGTACTCACCCAGTCTAGAGAATCTGTGTTGAGTGTGTAATTAGTGTCCTTCCATTCAGAATCACCGGTGGACTGAAAGCTAACTTCCCTGATAGAGAAAATGtcactctcttcctcttcctcttgtcCAACCTGAAAGGAAACgtatttggggaaactgaggggtTTTTCAGGACAAGCCAGACTCAAGCAAAGAAAAGACTTTACAGCTTGAAACTTACCAGGTTTTACTCTTATTCCCTCATCCCCCACCTCTCTTCCCCTGGTCTAAGATACAAAGTCTTTTAAGTGTCTGCTAAAAAGGACCAGGAAGGTCCCAGAAACTCCTTGTTCCCAAGGGGCTGGCAAGTCCACCCTGCATACCTCATCCTCTGGATAGTGGCAGTCCAGCACGAGGGCCTTTTTGCCGTCGTTCTTAGTAACTTCAACCACGAAATTAGGAGTTGATGTCAATTCAGGCTGGGGAAACAAAAAGTCAGTACATGCTATTGTTGGATGCCTGGACCAAAGGTCTCAAACAGTTCAGAGTGTCTGATGGCCACTACTATTAGGATATTATTTAGCCACTTTAATAGTCTTATGCTATAGCATTCTCAAATAAGCAGGTTAGAATCTTTAACACAGGATATCTCACTTCTGTTAGCACCCTACTTGGTTAAAGAACACACTGGGTTTAGAATGAAATGTGCATTCTGTCCCTAGCTGTGTGCCAATTATTTGACATTCAGATCAGTCCCTTAAGTTTCTTAGGCCTGTTTCTCCATCCATAAACTGCAAAGTTTGCTTAAGTTTCCAAGATCTCTTTCTTTCCAGCTTGACTGTTTGAGGAGTCATCCTTTACTACAGACCATAATCAAAGGCTGGTGGTGCATCTGGCTAAGTGGCCATCCTAATGGCTGAATAATGGCAGCAGCTCCTCCTCTGATGGTGAACCCTGGGAGCAGACTGAGTCCAATGTCAGGGAGATGCTAGTCAGGGTGATGAGACAGAAGCACCCTGGAGGGCTGTGCTCTCCACACTAGGCCAAGAGGTAAGACTGTACTGATGGCTGCTTGGACAGATCCAGGGAGCCTGTGGCTCTCATACTGGTTTCTAGGCTAGGCACAGCACTTCCCCAAATGTTTGAAAACTGGGTCCCATCCAGGTCCAACCAAGAGGGCCAGAAACCTAAGGAAAAGATCTCCACCTGGCCAAGTGTTAAAATCTCTGTTGCTGCTGGCTTTCTTATCTTGGTTAAGTGGCTAGTGTTACCAGCTTGTGACATTTTAGGAACATTCCTCACATGGAAATACACCAAATAATAATCTCCCATATCAAACATCTCCCCATCATGGGAGGGGTTGAGACAGTTTCAGTTCCTTTCTGTTAAGAGAATACAGGCCAAACTATAAAGCCTGAGTCTACAGATGGCAACTTATTCAGTCCCTGGAAAAGAAAGGGGGCCACAGCCGCAGTGCTAAAGCTGGCCAGAAACTATTGATTCTGGCACTCAGCAAGTCCCAAGGATGGGTGTCCTTTGCCTTATCTCTTCTAGCATtagagagaatttaaaaagagaagaagaaagaaatgctcCTTGTCTAAGCCCCTGGGGCAGCCCATCAGAACTGAGGTAAAAGCTAATGATAAGTGTGAGGAGCTTACCTCCTGTTCTTCAACCTTCTGCCCTTGGGAGGACTCCTCCTCACCGTCAAATGTTGGCGGGATGCTGTTGTTAATGTTGAAAGTGACAGTGATCCTAGAAAAGCAGAACACAGACAAGGCACAGTTTTACCTGAGTAGATTAACAGATAAGCATGGAGACATGCAACAGTTAAGGTTTACTGAAACAATGCCTCTATCCTAGCTGACTGTATATCTGCATTATTTGCAGAACTTAAAAAGGGCTAGGTGTCTACATCCAACCCTGAGACTGATTCAGCAGGTCCAGagtgtgcctactatgtgccagctgcTGGAAGTCAAACCTACAGGCCCTAGTTTATCTCAGCCAGTCATGTGTGGGCTACTTCCATCAGGCCAGTGCCCCAG
It encodes:
- the RPAIN gene encoding RPA-interacting protein isoform X2, with the translated sequence MADPSGSRHRSLYKLVGSQPWKEAFRQRCLERMKNSRARLLNRYRKTGGSMPGRAQNTFLVQEVMEEEWKALHSVENHPEALAQLEEVMDLAVLEEIQQELIQQEQSIISEYEKSLQFDEKCLSIMLAEWEANPLICPVCTKYNLRITSGVVMCQCGLSIPSHGPELTEQKLRAYLEASVNEHSAHCSHTPQFSVTEGTEEKSSLLMSCLACDTWAVIL
- the RPAIN gene encoding RPA-interacting protein isoform X3, producing the protein MKNSRARLLNRYRKTGGSMPGRAQNTFLVQEVMEEEWKALHSVENHPEALAQLEEVMDLAVLEEIQQELIQQEQSIISEYEKSLQFDEKCLSIMLAEWEANPLICPVCTKYNLRITSGVVMCQCGLSIPSHGPELTEQKLRAYLEASVNEHSAHCSHTPQFSVTEGTEEKSSLLMSCLVSLSWDPICGL
- the LOC123650828 gene encoding complement component 1 Q subcomponent-binding protein, mitochondrial, whose amino-acid sequence is MLPLLRCVPRALGPAVSGLRSAAHAPQLRHLLQLAPRPSARPFGLLSVRAGSVRRPVLLRPPGPCACGCGALHTEGDKAFVEFLSDEIKEEKKIQKHKSLPKMSGGWELEVNGTEAKLVRKVAGEKITVTFNINNSIPPTFDGEEESSQGQKVEEQEPELTSTPNFVVEVTKNDGKKALVLDCHYPEDEVGQEEEEESDIFSIREVSFQSTGDSEWKDTNYTLNTDSLDWALYDHLMDFLADRGVDNTFADELVELSTALEHQEYITFLEDLKSFVKSQ
- the RPAIN gene encoding RPA-interacting protein isoform X1, whose amino-acid sequence is MADPSGSRHRSLYKLVGSQPWKEAFRQRCLERMKNSRARLLNRYRKTGGSMPGRAQNTFLVQEVMEEEWKALHSVENHPEALAQLEEVMDLAVLEEIQQELIQQEQSIISEYEKSLQFDEKCLSIMLAEWEANPLICPVCTKYNLRITSGVVMCQCGLSIPSHGPELTEQKLRAYLEASVNEHSAHCSHTPQFSVTEGTEEKSSLLMSCLVSLSWDPICGL